The Leptospira wolbachii serovar Codice str. CDC genome segment TCTATACAGAAAAGGTGGGAAGGGTACGAATCTGTTATCTAAATCAAAATCCATTTTCAGTCATGGAATCTTGGCTACAGGTTCAAAAGTCATTATGGGAAACAAGATTGAACCAATTGGACTCATTCTTATTAAAAACAAAGGGGAAAAAAATATGAGTAACGAATCGAAAGAAACATTCAATCCCGAATTGGACTTGGTGCTCGAGAGAATTGTCGAAGTACCAGTAGAATTGGTTTGGAATGCGTGGACAAAGCCAGAACAATTAATGCACTGGTTTACGCCAGCACCTTGGAAAACCATAGATTGTAGAATCAATTTACAACCCGGTGGAGAGTTTTACACAATGATGGAATCACCAGAAGGAAAACACTTCCCGAATAACGGGTGTTTTCTAGAGATTGTTCCTTTAAAAAAACTTGTTTTTACAGATAGTTTACTTCCTGGTTATAGGCCATCGGGAAGTAGTTTTATGACTGCCTTTGTCACAATGGAAAGTTTGGGTAATGCGACCAAATATAAGGCTGTAGCAAAACACAAAGATCCTGAAACAAAAAAACAACATGAAGATATGGGTTTTATGGATGGTTGGGGCACTGCCCTAGACCAACTAGTAGCTTATACAAAAACCTTGCCAAGATAATTAGCAACCAAACAAAGGTTCGTTGCTAAACGGGGACAGCGGACCTTTCTATGGCTTCAATTTCCCTCTTTTTGTCTTTCATAAGAGTTTCTGCAGCTGCTAAATAGGTTTCAAATGTTGAATAGTCTTTTGCTTTGATGGATCCACAAAAATGGAAATATACAGTTTTTGATTTTTTTAAATGGGAATATTCTTCAAGATCAGAATAACCCATCATCCCACTCACAACAAAAACATCTAAATCCACGTTGAATTTATAAGCAATTTTCATAACCCCTGTTTGAAAGGGTTTAACTTCTTCAGTAAAAGTTCTCTCACCTTCAGGATATAAAAAAATAGACCTTGTTTTTAAAACCTTCAGCACATCTGTTTTGAAGTTTCTAAAATTTGGTTTTTTTTCAGAATAAATAACGGCTTCCACAATAGTTTTGTGCATCATCAAGGGAATGATTTTATATCTTTGGATGATGTCCCCACCTAAATAAGATAATTTTACATTCTTAGAATTTGACAAGTAAGGAAGTGCAACAATGAGGGGAACTTCCATTGCATTTGTATGATTACAAATTAAAAAACGATTATTGCCATTGGGATCCCAATTTCCCTGTTCAAAATGTAACGTTCGACCAGTGAGTAGGAAAAAAGAACGATACCAAAAATATCCAAGATAATTGTTGATACGATTGGACCATTTATCGAGGCCCGTAATTTTAAAAATGTAAGAGAATGATAATCCGATAGGAAAGAGAATTACGAAAATAGGAATTGCATAACATAATACAACATAAAGTTGGAGTTGGCCCATGTGAGAATAGGAACCGACTCCCGAGTCCGGTAAAGAAGAATTCTAAAGACCTGTCTCAAAATCTAAATATTTTTAATATACCTTAGAATGGATCAAATAGTCAGTTCTAAAAGAAACTTAGTTGATGGATTTCTAACGATGCTAATTTTACCTTCGATTTGATCCGTAAGCATACCGATCAATTGCAGACCAAATCCCGGAGAATGTTCTAAAGAAACGGATTCTGGAATTCCCACTCCATTGTCAGAGTATTCTAAATACAGTTTTTTTCCTTCTCGAAAGATTCTTAAACCAATCTCTGCACTTGTGGTTTCGTTAAAGGCATGTTTCATTGAATTGGTGATGAGTTCGTTCAGAATGATTCCCAAAGAAGAAAGGAGTTTTGCATTTAACTCAATTGGTTCTTCGAGGATGTCCATCTTCACTTCTACATTTTTAGGAAAAATACTGACGATCTCATTAAAGATATCCGGGAAATAATCTTGTAAAGACACAGTATTATCTGTTTCGGAATGATAGAGTTTATCATACAAAACAATCATACTTTTTACACGTCCGGCAGCCTCGTAAAGAATGGTCTGAATAGAAGTATCGGCTTGGGATCTTGCCTGAAGAGTTAACAAAGTAAAGATGGAACTCATATTGTTTTTTACACGATGGTGGATTTCTTTGAGTATATTTTCCTTTTCATGTAATAACTTCTGAATTTTGGATTCAGAAAGATTGCGAACACTTACATCTCGTAAAATCACAGTATATAGTTTTTCACCTTTTACAGAAATCTGAGAAATGGATGCTTCGATTGGAAACTCTTCTCCGTTAGCACGAAGACCACGGATCTCACCCAGAGCACCCATGGCTCTTCGACTCACGCCAGTTTTTGAAAAGGAATCTATATGGCTGTCATGTTGGCTACGGAAATCCATAGGGATCAAACGATCCAAACCTTGACCGATGATGTCCGTAGATTCATAGCCAAACATTTTTTCAGCAGCGCCATTAAAGAGAATAATTTTTTTAGATTGGTCAACGCTTATGATGGCATCCATTGCTGATTCAATGATTTGTGTGAGTTTAGCCTCGGATTCACGTATACGATTCATAGCGTTCAAACGTTCAGATATATCTCTGCCGACCGTAATATAACCAATAGGTAAATCACTTTCATCATTCAAAAGTACTTGGTTGATTTCGATATTACGAATACTTCCATCTTTTGCAAACTTAACCACTTCACCAATAAAGCTACCTTCCAAATTTACTTTTTCAATTACTTGATCGCTAGTTAGTTGCAGATAGTCTGTTTTTAGGACATCCATAACGGATCTCCCAATCACTTCTTCAGCTTTCCAGATATAAATCTTTTCTGCAGCTTTATTCCAATAGTTGATTTTATGATTAAAATCCGTTCCGATTACAGCATCCAATACATTATTTAACATATTGGCTTGTTTGGCAATTTGACTTTGGACATTGTATTCTGCTGTAATATCTCGAAAGACTAGCACAACTCCTTTTGTATCTCCATTTAGATCTTTGATGGGAGATCCTGAATCAGAAATTTGGTATTCGGCTCCATCCTTAGCAAGAAGGACTGTATGATTGGCAAGACCTACAATAGAATTGGTTCGCAGTACTATATCTACTGGATTTTCTACCATACTACGAGTTTTTACATTCACAATTCTGAATACTTCGCTTATGGTAAGTCCAACCGCTTCGTCATGTGTCCAACCAGTTAGTTTTTCTGCAATTGGATTCATTCGAATGACCTTGCCATCACTATCAGTGGCAATAACACCATCGCCTATCGAATGCAATACGGTTTCTAGATGTTCTTTTTTACTTTTAGTTAGTTCGTTTGCTTCAAAAAGTTTGAATGCCATTTTGATAGACGCATCAAGTACCGTAAACCCAGAGTTTTTTACTACATATCCATAGGATGTGATTGTTTCTGTTTTTTTTACGATTTCTCTTTCTGTATGGGAAGAGAGGAATACTACGGGAATTTCTCTGTGGTTTAGTATTTCTGTAGCCGTTTGAGTTCCATCCAATCCTCGCCCGAGATCAATGTCCATAAGAATCAGGTCGAATGGTTTATCTTCAATAATAATCAGTTGGATTGCGTTTTCACCATTGCTAACATGGGTTACAATATACCCCCCTTGCTCTAATTGGTTTTTCTCAAACATTGCAAGCAAGGCTTCATCTTCAACTAGCAAAATGGATTTATCAGCGACTAAAGTCATCAAACATCCTTTGAGAAC includes the following:
- a CDS encoding SRPBCC family protein; this translates as MSNESKETFNPELDLVLERIVEVPVELVWNAWTKPEQLMHWFTPAPWKTIDCRINLQPGGEFYTMMESPEGKHFPNNGCFLEIVPLKKLVFTDSLLPGYRPSGSSFMTAFVTMESLGNATKYKAVAKHKDPETKKQHEDMGFMDGWGTALDQLVAYTKTLPR
- a CDS encoding lysophospholipid acyltransferase family protein codes for the protein MGQLQLYVVLCYAIPIFVILFPIGLSFSYIFKITGLDKWSNRINNYLGYFWYRSFFLLTGRTLHFEQGNWDPNGNNRFLICNHTNAMEVPLIVALPYLSNSKNVKLSYLGGDIIQRYKIIPLMMHKTIVEAVIYSEKKPNFRNFKTDVLKVLKTRSIFLYPEGERTFTEEVKPFQTGVMKIAYKFNVDLDVFVVSGMMGYSDLEEYSHLKKSKTVYFHFCGSIKAKDYSTFETYLAAAETLMKDKKREIEAIERSAVPV
- a CDS encoding PAS domain S-box protein codes for the protein MTLVADKSILLVEDEALLAMFEKNQLEQGGYIVTHVSNGENAIQLIIIEDKPFDLILMDIDLGRGLDGTQTATEILNHREIPVVFLSSHTEREIVKKTETITSYGYVVKNSGFTVLDASIKMAFKLFEANELTKSKKEHLETVLHSIGDGVIATDSDGKVIRMNPIAEKLTGWTHDEAVGLTISEVFRIVNVKTRSMVENPVDIVLRTNSIVGLANHTVLLAKDGAEYQISDSGSPIKDLNGDTKGVVLVFRDITAEYNVQSQIAKQANMLNNVLDAVIGTDFNHKINYWNKAAEKIYIWKAEEVIGRSVMDVLKTDYLQLTSDQVIEKVNLEGSFIGEVVKFAKDGSIRNIEINQVLLNDESDLPIGYITVGRDISERLNAMNRIRESEAKLTQIIESAMDAIISVDQSKKIILFNGAAEKMFGYESTDIIGQGLDRLIPMDFRSQHDSHIDSFSKTGVSRRAMGALGEIRGLRANGEEFPIEASISQISVKGEKLYTVILRDVSVRNLSESKIQKLLHEKENILKEIHHRVKNNMSSIFTLLTLQARSQADTSIQTILYEAAGRVKSMIVLYDKLYHSETDNTVSLQDYFPDIFNEIVSIFPKNVEVKMDILEEPIELNAKLLSSLGIILNELITNSMKHAFNETTSAEIGLRIFREGKKLYLEYSDNGVGIPESVSLEHSPGFGLQLIGMLTDQIEGKISIVRNPSTKFLLELTI